The window attcttattcttattattattattattattattattattattattattattattattattattattattatatttgacaGTAAACTAATGTATAATCATTGTGTTGACTAACCATGTTTCCTTGTCCTTGAGATTGATGATTTTCCTTgatgaggaagacaacaaaatgGAGACTGATTTGAAAGCTAAGCTATGGAATACTCCTATAAAGATAAAAAGACAGGAAAAGCAAAAAGCCTAAAAACAATCATATAAGGGAATGCTGGAATACTAAGCATCCTATGCATTATGGATATAATTAATAGGAAAAAAATTGAAAGAGCAAGATTTAAAAAGCAAGAAAAATGATTGGGCAACAGTTCATTAGTTCCCTACATTTCAGCCAGGTATTTAGAAAAATACAAAACTCAAGAGCTTTTCCCTATAAATTGTCAcaatgaaagaattttatttctTCTGAATGCCCAAAACAAATAAATACTTCTTTACACTGTTAAATTCTCCTATCCACCATTATTTTACATGATCATTCCTGTCCTTGAttaaaaataatctcaaaccaaaaaatgagaaagagaaggaaaaaaacacatacatacatatagaAGGGGTGTCAAATGACACTTAAGTGATTTAATacggtaaaatatatatatatatatatatatatatatatatatatatatatatatatatatatatatatatgcaataaCTAATTGTGATTAGGTTAAAGAAATGTATATGCAAACATATATCATGTATCTATTACCATCAAGGGGTGTGGTAGGCTTGAGGCATAGGGGCAACGGTTACGAGTAGTACTAACAAGCAACAATTGCTCATCATATTTTGAGTGCATGACATTTAGGACACAGTGTTTCACGTAGTGtctctccttctttttctttgttaaaAAGACGTGCTTATCAATGGAGACAATGGTCATCATCATACATCATTGCTTTGTAGTACTACTCATTCCCATGTGCCATAacccttttattttcttcctctctGATCTTCGTATGATTATCATTTTGCCCGTTAACGCAGCTTCAACGGCTGTCAATATCACATCTTCTCTTTTACTCAACTCTGTCAATAAAGCAACATAAAAGGAAAGTTGAAAAGGACTTGTTgtctcttctctcttttcttgctactgcttttctttcttcttcattcctaAGCTGCGACTGATTACATGTCCTCAACATTCCCTTTTGCTTTCACCTCTGTCCCTTCAATTCAGACCCTTCAGTTCCAAATTTAACTTTTCATACATTCTTTGATATTAAAGGAAGGCACTTATCTCTACTATTTTGCTCTTCTTCAATGGAGCTGCATCGGTGTTACTATTCTTGGTTTCTTCTATCTGCTCTCTTCATCACTGTTGCTTTCTGCGATCCAGATGGTACACAATTAGTCTTtaattgtctttttcttttcttttacccTTATGCAAAGCTTTAGAAAATATTCAATAGTCGTTACACAATAGAAATTTAAGTATGATTCTAAGAACCTAAATGTTAGAGTCCCACATTTGTTGAGTATGTATCAGTTGTCCTTTACATGATTTTGGGTAATTCTCACATAATGAGTTAACATTAACATGAGTTAGGCTCAACGTCTATCTTttaacgtggtatcagagccaaatCATCCATATTTTTTGTTTACTCAATGTCGGACTTCCATCTTATGTTGTTCCATATGTTCATCTTTGGGCATGTGGGGGCTGTTAGAGTCTCACATTGACTGAAAgtatgtgtttattttcttatatattctTAGACAATCACTCCCTTATGAACTAGCTTTTGGGTTTGAATTAGGCCGGTCCATTTTCTTAACTATTACAATCATTCCCTTATGTTGCAGTAGGATGCTGTTAGTTTAGAACTTTTTACTATTACAATCTTTCTCCACAAATAAATAAATGTTTTGAGATGAACTCTTGCTTATGTTGTGAAAATATGCAGGATTTTTGAGCTTGTCTTGTGGTGAAAATACTACCTATGTTGATTCCTCCAACATTACATGGACACCAGATGGTGCCTATATCTCAGCTGGCGACGTCGCCACTGTCCATTTTCAAGAGGGATCCTCTCCATCTACTCTCCCAGTTAGGTTCTTTCCTGATTCTCTGCTTAGAAAATGTTACAAGCTACCAGTGAAAAATGTATCATCCTTGGTTCTTGTGAGGACTCAGTTTGTGTATAAGAATTATGATGGACTTAATAAACCCCCTGCATTCTCTGTTTCTCTTGGGAGGGCTATCACAACCACAGTCAATCTTAGTAACACCGATCCGTGGATCGAAGAGTTCATATGGACAGTTGATAAAGACATTGTGTCTTTATGTTTTCACTCTCTTACAAATAGTGGATTTCCAGTTATTTCATCCCTTGAACTTAGGCCACTTCCTCAAGGAGCTTACATCGATGCCTTGGGAGATTTTCCGAAcaagatgttgaggaaatgtTATCGTGTCAATTGTGGTTATAATTGGTCCTTAAGGTCAAAACTCTCACTTGTCTATTATGTTAATGTATTATCGATTGTTTAGTCCTTACTTTCTGTCTAAATGTGATGTTTTTCGTGCTATGTAAAAGGTACCCGATTGATCTGTATGATAGAATTTGGGATGCTGATGAAGATTTCAGTCCATTTCATGTGTCTTCTGGTTTTGATATTCAAGCCAATTTCAATATGTCAGTTCTGAAAGAGAGCCCTCCTGCAGCTGTTCTTCAAACTGGAAGAGTTTTGGCACGTCGGAACGACATGACATATAACTTTCCTATTGATCATCAAGGAGATTACCACATTGTTCTTTACTTTGCTGGGATTTTGCCTGTCTCCCCTTCATTCGATGTACTCATTAATGGTTATATTGTTCGATCAAACTACACAGTGAATCGATGGGAAGTCAGTAGTCTGTTCTTTACCATGAAAGGAATTGATAGCTTGAACATCACATTGAAGACTGTTCACTACTATCCCATAATCAATGCTCTTGAGGTCTATGAGATCCTGGAAATTCCCTTAGAAACTTCCACAACCACAGGTTCTATTATTGTTTTATTGTCTCTTCGATATCTATGATCTTCAAAGTAGTCTGTTAGAACCAATTGCACCAAATTTTGACATTGTTTAATTTTTGCAGTTTCAGCCCTACAAGTTATTCAGCAGTCAACTGGTCTACATCTTGATTGGGAAGATGATCCATGCTCTCCTAAATCATGGGAACACATAGAATGTGAAGGAAATTTGGTAACTTCATTGTATGTCCAAGCTTTCCTAGGAACTATATTTTCCTTTCCTTATCTCTTGGTCTCACTTCTGTTAAGAACAAAACATATTAAAGTTAGACTTTGTACAGGGAGCTTTCTGATGTAGACTTGAGGTCAATCAGCCCAACGTTTGGTGATTTACTGGATCTGAAATCCCTGTAAGAGTCATTAATCTTAACAACTTATCACTTAATAACCCATTGTTTAGCTACGTTGCGTTTTACTTATTTGAGGTTCTGCTTGTTGCAGGGATTTGCATAACACTTCACTTGCTGGAGAGATACAAAATATCGGCAGCCTGCAACATCTTAAGAAGCTGTAATACTTGTGATGAGGAATTACCATGTTATGTTAATGTATTTTAGAGAGCATTGACTAAAATAGTTTTGTGCTCAATGATGCAGGAACTTGAGCTTCAATCAACTTACAGCTTTTGGTTCTGAGTTAGAAGACTTGATAAACCTTCAAGTTTTGTAAGTCTCACTGCTTATTTGTTGCTACTATTGTTCAACGGTGGGAAAGACAGTATTTAAAACTGATGTGTTTTCTATTGAAGGGACTTGCATAACAATAGTTTGCAGGGAACAGTACCCGATAGCGTTGGAGAACTGAAGGACCTCCACTTACTGTGAGTGAGGATAATATATACTGGCATTTAGAACTTGTTAAAGTACTTCACCTGATGAAGTATACTGATTACCTCTCTGCAACATTCAGGAACCTAGAGAACAATAAGCTGCAAGGCCCGCTGCCACAAGCTTTGAACAGAGAGAGTTTACAAGTCCTGTACGAAATTGAAAACGTCGTGTTTCTTTGCTTCTCATGTCAGTTTCTCGATTTATGTTTTTTCCCCCCTATTTTGCAGATCATCAGGAAATCTATGTCTGTCCTTCACTATGTCTTTATGCAATGACTTCTCAAAAAACCCTACAATTGAGACACCACAAGTCACTGTATTTACCCCCACAAAACGCAAGAGCCATAAACGATTAGCAATTATACTTGGTGCAGTTGGAGTAGCTATAGTTGCTCTATTCCTAATCTTTATATCAGTATTCTTGTACATGAGGAGAAGAAAAAGTGGAGATACATATGCATCAAGTATGAAAAAGTCGAAACTTTTCTTTATCAGCAGAATTGTGATAAATCTACTTCTAAGCAGGAACTATTTTCTAATTTTAGGAACTGCAGCAGAAATGAAAAACTGGAATGCTGCAAAAGTCTTTTCATACAAAGAAATCAAAGCTGCTACAAACAACTTCAAAGAGGTTATTGGTCGCGGTAGTTTCGGGTCTGTTTATCTTGGGAAACTTCCTGATGGTAAACAAGTTGCTGTTAAAGTTCGATTCGATAAAACTCAACTAGGTGCTGATTCTTTTATCAATGAGGTTTGTCACTAAACTTGTGCTAGTTCAGTTTCAGTCTATAAAGAAAAAAGAGACTCAACAGCTTCTTTATTATCTCTCTAGGTGTCCCTTCTATCACATATAAGTCATTCAAATCTTGTGTCACTAGAAGGATTTTGCCATGAATCTAAACAGCAAATTCTAGTTTATGAGTATTTACCTGGAGGATCACTGGCTGATAACCTCTACGGTATGTCACACATGATCTCACCCGTATACACATGCTAAATCCACCACGTTCTTCTGTCTCGTATTGTTAACTAACACTTCATAACTGTTTCAGGAGCAATGAGCAAGAAATTGACACTAAGCTGGGTGCGCAGATTGAAAATAGCAGTTGATGCTGCAAAAGGTATGTGTAAAAGTGAGACGTGATAATAACGAACTTGTCTTCCATTGGAGAACTACCATCAACAACAAATTTCTTCTGTACAGAAGTAAACATTGGTTTGCATCATACATAGTGAGAAAACAAATACTTGAAGTAGTTCTGCGAGTTCATCTCAGTTGTGTGGCAAAATGCTTGGTTTTCTACAACCAAAAGATCCATATATAGCCCAGAGGAATAAGTTGCTTTGTAGATTTTGCTCCCTCTGCAGATACTTATAGCTTTATGATGTAGAATAAGTTTTACATAGTTTATAATAGTTGATTATAACTTTCAAAGGTTTGGATTACTTGCACAATGGAACTGAGCCAAGAATTATACACCGTGATGTGAAGAGCAGCAACATACTTCTGGATGCAGACATGAATGCTAAGGTATCTGACTTTGGCCTTTCTAAGCAAGTAACTCAATCAGATGCAACTCATGTTAGCACTGTTGTCAAAGGCACTGCTGGCTATCTTGATCCCGAGTAAGCTTCAAGATACTGTTCTCAATGTTTCAATTTTGCTACTTCAAAATCCTAAACCTTTATCGTTACTTGTCCACAGATACTATTCCACTCGACAACTCACTGAAAAGAGTGACATCTACAGTTTTGGAGTCGTTCTTCTTGAACTTATCTGTGGTCGAGAACCACTTAGTCACTCGGGCTCTCCAGATTCCTTTAACTTGGTTCTATGGGTAAATAAAAGTCTTATATTGTGTTACACAGCAAATATAATACAAAGCATTTCATTGAAGTCCAACAATACTCATCTGTTGTATATCAATTGTGAATTTCAGGCAAAGCCATACTTGCAGGCAGGTGCATTTGAGATAGTAGATGAGAGCATAAAAGGAACTTTTGATACGGAGAGCATGAGAAGAGCGGCTTTAATCGCCTCTAGGTCAGTGGAGAGGGATGCATTGAGGAGGCCAAGTATTGCAGAAGTATTGGCTGAGCTCAAAGATGCATACAGCATTCAACTTTCCTATTTAGCATCTGAAGGACTTGCCAATTGATAATTTATGCCTTCACTAATGCAGCTCGGAATTTGAAAATATATGAGCTCGTCTCAGTAACTTATGCGTGAAGTTTTAAATGGGAGCTTGAAAATGTTTTAAGTTATTGATATGTATCTCACATTTAAGGATCTCCCTTCCCCAAAAACTTACCTTAATTACATACTTGTCTATTTAAAATGCCTTGTTTCCAAATTCTTATCACAATATCTGCAAAAGAAGTTCCCAAAATCTTGCCTGTATCACAAaatcttcaaaaaaaaattaaatattaacaGTGCATCTAGACCAATTTGTAGGCATATGGAAAataatcacctagtgttttttgtCTCCACTGGAATGTGAACCTGATCTCCAAGGGAACCCATTTCATTGACCACCGGGCCATACTCTTTGGTTCCATTGAATCTTCAATTCTTATTGAATTTACAGACAATCTTGAAGCTAATTTTGCAGCCTTTAcccattctttttctttttccccctCCTTTTGAAAAAGATTTCTCATCTTAAAGAGTTAAACATCCTCGTTGAGAATAAAGAATAGTGTCCATGGGCATATCATTAATCAATTATACATTAGTTTATCATTCTAGAATATCTCCGATGATTTTCAATCAGTTTGATTTGGAAGATACTAGAAATGTGGGTGATTATCAACAAATAGTGGCATCATCCATCCAGGCTTGCACCAGCGCGAGCAGTCATGTGCTTGCCTCCAGTCCACGTTGTTTAAGACTTGTGAAACCAATCGGAAAAGTAATGAGTTGGCCTAACCGGAAAACTGGTGCCGTAGATATAGGAATAATGCTGTACAAGCAGCCACTGCATAGGGGAATACTGTCCAGATTCCCTGCACAATTAGTAGGAACCGGAATTGGATTCTTTAACTCTGTGGTAATAAATGCAAAATTGGGCAGAGCAAAATTTATGCTTTACCAGTACAGTAGCAACAGTTGCAACTGCAAATACAGGACGCTCTCTTAGCAAAAATCCAATTGTCAACTGCATtttggagaaaaagaaaagagataagaGCATGAACAGCACGCACATTTAAAAACTGTAAATCTCTTGTTTCTCAAGCACAAGACTTACCTGAATTGGAAGAGTTATCAAGCCACCGCAACAGACACCGGCAAAGAAATACTCTGGTGATATATCCTGCAATAGATATGAGCAGATGAATGATTGTAACAGTATAACTATCTGTTTAACGTGGGAGAATTCATTGAGTTGTTCACCATTTGTTCATGGGGTAATAGCTACCACATAACCATCATAAGAATCTTGAGATGGACCATTAATAGTCATACCATTTTGTAGGAGAAAGGTAAATGAATATCTAAGGATAACACTATTAGAAACAAAATGCTATTACTAATACAATGAACCTAAAATGGTTAGAAATGGTCAGGAAGGAAGAACAGACTGAGGACACCAAATTGATAGATGCTGCTGTATCATTCTTTCCCTAATTGCTAAGATTAGGCAAATTTTAAGTTGCCAATGCATGAAGTGCAGGCAAAGCTCCAGATTTGAGTGGAAAAACCTTTTGGTGAGAGAAGATGCCCCACCAAGGTTCCACTTTATCTCTCTTATGTTATAATCAACTTTATTGGGACGAACATGCAAAATACGGCACTTGATAGGCTAATTCAAGAATACGGAAACCAAGGACCACTTATTTTCAGTTCTACAAAATCAGTTAGCCCCTCCGTGAGCTGGAGTACACGGACCCAGTGGTGGATTGCAGCGGGTGCTTTCCCTTTTTGGTAGCCATTTTATGTAGGAGTAggacaaaagaaatcaaaaattatacaaaaatgtATTAGAGCTTCTGAGCTGGTCATGCAGGAATCGTATTCTCAGTTATTGAATTTCTAGTCAGACTAGGTTTAGAAATAGCATACAAACTTCATAACTGAGGGTCACTGGGTTTATCCTTCTTGTGTTTTCAAAGCATGACTTTTTCACTAAATATGTCAATCGTTTCAAGCAATGGAATGAGattatcaaaacttctaggcATTGAAGGCAATGTTTTTGACATTATCAATGAAATATGTGATAACACATTCCTTGCTTAACTAAGACCTCTTTGTTTTATGGGTAAGCATATCGTACCACCAAACTTGTAGTACCCAAAAGAGGGAACAAAAGAGTAGAAAAGGGTGTTAAGCTATATAATACTCAGCATGTTAAGAAGGAAAACAGAAAAAGATCACTCACCAGAGCCCCTGCAAGGAAAGCGGTGGGATTTCTCACTCCAAGAGAAAACCGTTCCACTGCATCAGCATTGGAAAATCCACCAATAAGCAATTAAGGATGTCGGAAATATGAGATCATAAGAAGAAGGATCAGCTGTTTTAGATTGATGTGAAGAAGTTAAgagatttatacatatagataTGAGGGTTAAGATGGACCAGAAGTACAACCTCTTAAGACATAGCATAAATTTTAAGGTAGACCACTTATTTTGATCTAATATTTCCAAAAATAGAGAGACCTTAACAAAGAATTAAATCATACTCCTTCAGACATCACATAGAGATTATGATCAAAGTTATAAATGTGCAAGTATCAAAGGAAACAAAGGTTTCATAATTAAAAGTTCAGCACAAGGCAAGAGATAACTGGAGTAAATCAGCATATCTTTTTGAACTCACCAAAACCAAtgagatttccatatttttgtacaGCGTTTGTAATATCTCTTGCCTTCTGATCACCGATCCCTAACTACAACCAAATTGAATCTGAATTCCCAAAAATAAAGTTTATATGTTTTTAAATAATACAAGGAGACTGAATATCTTAACATGCGTGAAATGCTAGTAGCCAAAACAAACCTTTGAGCAAACATCATTGGACGCACCAGATTGCTTAAAAAGCTTCCCAAGGTAAAAAGGTATCATATCGCTTATACAGACACCCCTGAATATTCAGAATCCACAATAATGTTAACATTGTGGGAATAACTGTTTCTACAAAAACAATATATAGTAGCACCGAAGGTGCATAATATCTTTGTAAATTGTAGTAGCAAAGGAAGGTTGTGCGATCGGCAGAATCTTGAGAGGTTGACATGCACATGTATTCATGAAAATTAACTCAAAAGGACAGTTTCTACTAACCAGTACACCCAGAGAATAGTGGATGCTATATATGGAGCATTTCTGGAAAAGGAGTTCACCAGCGATTGCCACGTTCCATCTAGAACAAGCATTCGTGCTATAGAGGCTCCAACCTACACGATTCATCAGAGAATTTGACCTTAATAATGAATGT is drawn from Nicotiana tabacum cultivar K326 chromosome 22, ASM71507v2, whole genome shotgun sequence and contains these coding sequences:
- the LOC107791566 gene encoding putative LRR receptor-like serine/threonine-protein kinase At5g48740 isoform X1, with translation MELHRCYYSWFLLSALFITVAFCDPDGFLSLSCGENTTYVDSSNITWTPDGAYISAGDVATVHFQEGSSPSTLPVRFFPDSLLRKCYKLPVKNVSSLVLVRTQFVYKNYDGLNKPPAFSVSLGRAITTTVNLSNTDPWIEEFIWTVDKDIVSLCFHSLTNSGFPVISSLELRPLPQGAYIDALGDFPNKMLRKCYRVNCGYNWSLRYPIDLYDRIWDADEDFSPFHVSSGFDIQANFNMSVLKESPPAAVLQTGRVLARRNDMTYNFPIDHQGDYHIVLYFAGILPVSPSFDVLINGYIVRSNYTVNRWEVSSLFFTMKGIDSLNITLKTVHYYPIINALEVYEILEIPLETSTTTVSALQVIQQSTGLHLDWEDDPCSPKSWEHIECEGNLVTSLELSDVDLRSISPTFGDLLDLKSLDLHNTSLAGEIQNIGSLQHLKKLNLSFNQLTAFGSELEDLINLQVLDLHNNSLQGTVPDSVGELKDLHLLNLENNKLQGPLPQALNRESLQVLSSGNLCLSFTMSLCNDFSKNPTIETPQVTVFTPTKRKSHKRLAIILGAVGVAIVALFLIFISVFLYMRRRKSGDTYASRTAAEMKNWNAAKVFSYKEIKAATNNFKEVIGRGSFGSVYLGKLPDGKQVAVKVRFDKTQLGADSFINEVSLLSHISHSNLVSLEGFCHESKQQILVYEYLPGGSLADNLYGAMSKKLTLSWVRRLKIAVDAAKGLDYLHNGTEPRIIHRDVKSSNILLDADMNAKVSDFGLSKQVTQSDATHVSTVVKGTAGYLDPEYYSTRQLTEKSDIYSFGVVLLELICGREPLSHSGSPDSFNLVLWAKPYLQAGAFEIVDESIKGTFDTESMRRAALIASRSVERDALRRPSIAEVLAELKDAYSIQLSYLASEGLAN
- the LOC107791568 gene encoding uncharacterized protein LOC107791568 isoform X3, whose translation is MHKSSNNLPGSPEGKTVRTGSSFLAKLAIALGIAATITFLSIGLKQPNQGSNFGIQYLVDGSSSSTITTPASGFSFKTFGYRVMLPEYAPGWIYFWLLMAAGCGIFISEEALNIWVGASIARMLVLDGTWQSLVNSFSRNAPYIASTILWVYWGVCISDMIPFYLGKLFKQSGASNDVCSKLGIGDQKARDITNAVQKYGNLIGFVERFSLGVRNPTAFLAGALDISPEYFFAGVCCGGLITLPIQLTIGFLLRERPVFAVATVATVLGIWTVFPYAVAACTALFLYLRHQFSG
- the LOC107791566 gene encoding putative LRR receptor-like serine/threonine-protein kinase At5g48740 isoform X2 — encoded protein: MELHRCYYSWFLLSALFITVAFCDPDGFLSLSCGENTTYVDSSNITWTPDGAYISAGDVATVHFQEGSSPSTLPVRFFPDSLLRKCYKLPVKNVSSLVLVRTQFVYKNYDGLNKPPAFSVSLGRAITTTVNLSNTDPWIEEFIWTVDKDIVSLCFHSLTNSGFPVISSLELRPLPQGAYIDALGDFPNKMLRKCYRVNCGYNWSLRYPIDLYDRIWDADEDFSPFHVSSGFDIQANFNMSVLKESPPAAVLQTGRVLARRNDMTYNFPIDHQGDYHIVLYFAGILPVSPSFDVLINGYIVRSNYTVNRWEVSSLFFTMKGIDSLNITLKTVHYYPIINALEVYEILEIPLETSTTTVSALQVIQQSTGLHLDWEDDPCSPKSWEHIECEGNLVTSLELSDVDLRSISPTFGDLLDLKSLDLHNTSLAGEIQNIGSLQHLKKLNLSFNQLTAFGSELEDLINLQVLDLHNNSLQGTVPDSVGELKDLHLLNLENNKLQGPLPQALNRESLQVLYEIENVVFLCFSSEMKNWNAAKVFSYKEIKAATNNFKEVIGRGSFGSVYLGKLPDGKQVAVKVRFDKTQLGADSFINEVSLLSHISHSNLVSLEGFCHESKQQILVYEYLPGGSLADNLYGAMSKKLTLSWVRRLKIAVDAAKGLDYLHNGTEPRIIHRDVKSSNILLDADMNAKVSDFGLSKQVTQSDATHVSTVVKGTAGYLDPEYYSTRQLTEKSDIYSFGVVLLELICGREPLSHSGSPDSFNLVLWAKPYLQAGAFEIVDESIKGTFDTESMRRAALIASRSVERDALRRPSIAEVLAELKDAYSIQLSYLASEGLAN
- the LOC107791568 gene encoding uncharacterized protein LOC107791568 isoform X4; the protein is MVALTNNQILLSLPLSSSQSATPREYNQLEVNSYIRRRAHSRRWKLWSSSQPFNSSPSRWIYFWLLMAAGCGIFISEEALNIWVGASIARMLVLDGTWQSLVNSFSRNAPYIASTILWVYWGVCISDMIPFYLGKLFKQSGASNDVCSKLGIGDQKARDITNAVQKYGNLIGFVERFSLGVRNPTAFLAGALDISPEYFFAGVCCGGLITLPIQLTIGFLLRERPVFAVATVATVLGIWTVFPYAVAACTALFLYLRHQFSG